In Feifania hominis, the following are encoded in one genomic region:
- a CDS encoding AAA family ATPase, with protein MSEMQQIADVVAEVKKAVVGKDTVLEKVLLAVLAGGHVLLEDIPGVGKTTMALAFSRALGLRYSRVQFTPDVMPSDITGFSVFNRETGHMDYQPGAVFCNLFLADELNRATSRTQSALLEAMEEGQVTVDGKTHPIPQPFLVIATQNPTGASGTQLLPDSQMDRFMLRLSIGYPAPEDELELLRRSGTSRPLDQVKQVLGESQLCALKQAVGRVHICDEVLAYVIRLVCATRSHPLILQGASPRATLALATVSRARALSCGRDYVIPEDVASLFEDAVAHRLLLSPEPGQARADSSAPVREILRSVKPPRIR; from the coding sequence ATGAGTGAAATGCAACAGATCGCCGATGTGGTCGCCGAGGTCAAAAAGGCCGTCGTCGGCAAAGATACGGTTTTGGAAAAGGTGCTACTCGCAGTTCTCGCGGGCGGCCATGTGCTTCTTGAAGACATTCCGGGTGTGGGAAAAACCACCATGGCTCTCGCTTTCTCAAGAGCTCTCGGGCTGCGCTACAGCCGGGTGCAGTTCACCCCCGACGTCATGCCGTCGGACATCACGGGCTTCTCTGTCTTCAACAGAGAGACCGGGCATATGGACTACCAGCCCGGCGCCGTATTCTGCAATCTCTTTCTGGCCGACGAGCTCAACCGGGCCACCAGCCGCACCCAGTCCGCACTGCTTGAGGCCATGGAGGAGGGCCAGGTCACAGTGGACGGCAAAACACACCCGATTCCCCAGCCTTTTCTGGTGATTGCAACCCAGAATCCCACCGGAGCCTCGGGGACTCAGCTGCTGCCCGACTCGCAGATGGACCGCTTTATGCTGCGCCTGTCCATCGGCTACCCCGCGCCGGAAGACGAGCTCGAACTGCTTCGCCGCAGTGGGACAAGCCGCCCGCTCGACCAGGTAAAACAGGTGCTCGGCGAGTCACAGCTCTGCGCTCTCAAGCAGGCTGTCGGCCGGGTGCACATCTGCGACGAGGTGCTCGCCTATGTGATTCGGCTCGTCTGCGCGACAAGAAGCCACCCCCTCATTCTGCAGGGGGCAAGCCCCCGCGCTACCCTCGCACTCGCGACAGTCAGCCGCGCCCGTGCGCTGAGCTGCGGGCGTGACTATGTGATTCCTGAGGACGTGGCCTCCCTCTTTGAGGATGCGGTCGCCCACCGTCTGCTTCTCTCCCCTGAACCGGGACAGGCCCGCGCCGACAGCAGCGCGCCGGTTCGGGAGATTCTGCGTTCGGTCAAGCCGCCGCGGATCCGCTGA
- a CDS encoding 2-hydroxyacyl-CoA dehydratase, whose protein sequence is MKKRHDGASEYAVFTKEMKKTHTILLPMMLPTHFALINHLMHEHGYKSEVMTNDSRSVVEAGVESVHNDTCYPALLVIGQMLDAIRSGKYDPKRIAFMITQTGGGCRASNYIALLRKALEKNGYGDIPVISMNLAGLESSPGFQLTPTFCMQLVYAVVIGDLLMLLQNQCRPYEKTPGDTDRMVSRWTERIIREMSGRSVLRYAGLKKLYPEILQDFASIPRHGEKKVRVGIVGEIYVKYSPLGNNHLEEFLLAEGAEPVVPGLVGFCMYCAYNARVDRKLYGGGLLRVLGSNVAYRFFDRRNREMADAIRRHGVFTAPGDFSKTVRLASEYVNLGVKMGEGWLLPGEMAELLESGVNNIVCTQPFGCLPNHIAGKGVVNELKRRNEGANIVAIDYDPGASEVNQQNRIKMMLANARREKQQAGGAQNFRMEKPEPSMR, encoded by the coding sequence ATGAAAAAACGACATGACGGCGCATCTGAGTACGCCGTTTTTACCAAAGAGATGAAAAAGACCCACACAATTCTGCTGCCCATGATGCTGCCGACGCACTTTGCACTGATCAACCATCTGATGCATGAGCACGGCTACAAGTCTGAGGTCATGACAAACGACAGCAGAAGTGTGGTGGAGGCCGGTGTTGAGTCGGTGCACAACGACACCTGCTACCCGGCGCTCCTGGTCATCGGTCAGATGCTCGATGCCATCCGCAGCGGGAAATACGATCCCAAGCGAATCGCTTTCATGATCACCCAGACGGGCGGCGGCTGCCGGGCGTCAAACTATATTGCGCTGCTTCGCAAGGCGCTGGAGAAAAACGGCTATGGCGATATTCCCGTCATCTCCATGAATCTTGCGGGGCTCGAGTCGAGCCCGGGTTTTCAATTGACGCCGACTTTCTGCATGCAGCTGGTGTATGCAGTGGTCATCGGCGATCTGTTGATGCTGCTGCAAAACCAGTGCCGGCCCTATGAGAAGACGCCGGGCGATACCGACCGGATGGTCAGCAGATGGACCGAACGAATCATCCGCGAGATGAGCGGCCGCAGCGTGCTGCGCTACGCCGGGCTCAAAAAACTCTACCCGGAAATTCTGCAGGATTTCGCATCAATTCCAAGACACGGCGAAAAAAAGGTACGGGTGGGAATTGTGGGCGAGATCTATGTCAAGTATTCACCGCTTGGCAACAACCACCTCGAGGAATTTCTGCTCGCCGAGGGGGCAGAGCCCGTCGTGCCGGGGCTTGTCGGCTTCTGTATGTACTGTGCCTACAATGCGCGTGTCGACCGCAAACTCTATGGGGGCGGGCTGCTGCGTGTGCTGGGTTCCAATGTTGCCTATCGCTTTTTTGACAGACGAAACAGGGAGATGGCCGATGCCATTCGGCGTCATGGTGTCTTCACCGCACCGGGGGACTTCTCCAAGACGGTCCGCCTCGCGTCGGAGTATGTCAATCTCGGCGTCAAAATGGGCGAGGGGTGGTTGCTGCCCGGCGAGATGGCGGAGCTGCTTGAGAGCGGGGTGAACAACATTGTCTGCACCCAGCCGTTCGGCTGTCTGCCGAACCACATTGCGGGTAAGGGAGTCGTCAACGAGCTCAAGCGCCGAAACGAGGGAGCAAACATCGTGGCAATCGACTACGACCCTGGCGCCAGCGAGGTCAACCAGCAGAACAGAATCAAAATGATGCTCGCCAATGCCCGCCGTGAAAAGCAGCAGGCAGGCGGCGCACAGAATTTTCGTATGGAGAAACCGGAACCGTCCATGCGTTAG
- a CDS encoding DUF58 domain-containing protein — protein sequence MLRRRLLYGGALLVATLFQIFNTTYLAHFLWVLVLCVPVLSLLISLPAMLSCRVTVSAGDAEVPRGGDAHWRIEIANGMGLPLAGMSFTLRTENRLTGEMQSLPAALRPVSSHRILSHPAATDHCGELVCQITRVRVCDCLGLVAFRRPSTSASMLILPHCNPVSVPASAPLLTTAEQSPQAAGRRGEEYELRAYRPGDPLRSIHWKLTAKFDEPVVREPTGQQRPPWLLSFDHAGTPQELDGVLDQVCSLCRALLDSGEVCYVQWAGQDDALRRHPVRCDAELSAALAAVLGDRAAPQRPVPAPVVLDGLAGPVYHLHIPPTEEVTP from the coding sequence ATGCTGCGCCGGCGGCTGCTGTACGGGGGCGCGCTGCTCGTTGCGACCCTGTTTCAAATTTTCAATACCACCTATCTTGCCCACTTTCTTTGGGTGCTTGTCCTCTGTGTGCCTGTACTGTCTCTTCTGATCAGCCTTCCCGCCATGCTCAGCTGCCGCGTGACGGTCTCAGCGGGCGACGCAGAGGTCCCGCGCGGAGGCGACGCCCACTGGCGCATCGAGATCGCAAACGGCATGGGGCTGCCTCTCGCTGGTATGAGCTTCACGCTCCGCACCGAAAACCGTCTGACCGGCGAGATGCAGTCGCTGCCCGCGGCTCTCCGCCCGGTCTCCTCCCACAGAATTCTCTCCCATCCCGCCGCTACAGACCACTGCGGCGAGCTCGTCTGTCAAATCACACGCGTTCGGGTGTGCGACTGTCTGGGGCTTGTCGCATTTCGCCGCCCCAGTACATCGGCTTCCATGCTGATTTTGCCCCACTGTAACCCCGTATCGGTCCCTGCATCCGCACCGCTTCTCACTACCGCAGAACAGAGCCCGCAGGCGGCCGGGCGCCGGGGAGAGGAATACGAACTGCGCGCTTACCGCCCCGGCGATCCGCTTCGCTCCATCCACTGGAAATTGACGGCGAAGTTTGATGAGCCTGTTGTCCGCGAACCGACCGGCCAGCAGCGTCCCCCCTGGCTTCTGAGCTTCGACCATGCCGGGACGCCGCAGGAGCTCGACGGTGTGCTCGATCAGGTCTGCTCGCTGTGCCGGGCTCTGCTCGACTCTGGTGAAGTCTGCTATGTGCAGTGGGCCGGCCAGGACGACGCGCTGCGCCGTCATCCGGTTCGCTGTGATGCTGAACTGTCCGCCGCTCTGGCAGCCGTGCTCGGCGATCGGGCCGCGCCGCAGAGGCCTGTCCCGGCGCCCGTCGTCCTCGACGGTCTGGCGGGACCCGTATACCATTTGCACATTCCGCCCACCGAGGAGGTGACGCCATGA
- the sigK gene encoding RNA polymerase sporulation sigma factor SigK, with protein sequence MFLSLSFASLNLLFLILYITGSSSFPKPLSAEEERKYLLLARDGDREARNLLVERNLRLVAHIIKKYYSHSRDQEDLISIGTIGLIKAINTFDVDKGIRLATYAAKCIENEILMYFRNIKKKQTDVSINDTIETDKDGNNLTLLEVLSCEDSILEDVELKMKVRALYQAVDTMLTDREKNIVVRRYGLYDTTPRTQREVAKQLGISRSYVSRIEKKALLKLRRAFHE encoded by the coding sequence ATGTTTTTATCGCTCTCATTTGCGTCGCTCAATCTGCTGTTTCTCATTCTCTACATCACGGGCTCCAGCTCCTTTCCAAAGCCCCTCTCGGCCGAGGAGGAGCGAAAGTACCTGCTGCTCGCCAGAGACGGCGACCGCGAGGCGCGCAATCTGCTCGTCGAGCGAAATCTGCGGCTTGTCGCACACATCATCAAAAAGTACTACTCCCACTCCCGCGACCAGGAGGATCTCATCTCCATTGGCACCATCGGCCTGATCAAGGCCATCAATACCTTTGATGTCGACAAGGGAATCCGCCTTGCGACCTATGCGGCAAAGTGCATTGAAAACGAGATTCTCATGTATTTTCGCAACATCAAGAAAAAGCAGACCGACGTGAGCATCAACGACACCATTGAGACCGATAAGGACGGCAACAACTTAACGCTTCTCGAGGTACTCAGCTGCGAGGACTCCATTCTCGAGGACGTGGAGCTCAAGATGAAAGTGCGTGCGCTCTACCAGGCGGTCGACACCATGCTGACCGACCGGGAGAAAAACATCGTCGTGCGCCGCTACGGCCTCTATGATACGACCCCGCGCACCCAGCGGGAAGTCGCAAAACAGCTCGGCATCTCCCGCTCCTATGTCTCCCGCATTGAGAAGAAAGCCCTGCTCAAGCTCAGGCGGGCCTTTCACGAATAG
- a CDS encoding transglycosylase domain-containing protein has product MEQDNQHVNRRGAHSAPSRSGSRADAPRTKKKRRGVTVGKVLLTIFLICCIAGVIVLGAFAYYVFRIVDPTLDAGLENFKLNYTSYIYYTDKETGEPVELEKLYSGSKRVWVDLSQIPKYMQDAAIAIEDQRFESHHGVDWKRTAGAVVQLVTGGSRYGGSTITQQLIKNLTGEDDVSIKRKIQEIMRALELEKQYSKDQILEYYLNTIFLSQNCNGVQAAAQTYFGKNVSELSLAECASIIGITQYPGKYDPLVHPDNNKQKQELVLGKMLELEMITQQEYDNAVAEELVFRKKSDNSDDDFSGVQSYYVDQVIEDVIADLMETKGYTYDYAERMVYAGGLHIYSAMDKDIQKTMDSVFQNEENFPTLAGDVQPTASMVVMDPYTGAVLGIVGGRGEKTTARGLNYATQTYRGPGSTIKPLAVYAPAIEYGVITPGSVYDDAPVRTDKLYPKNYDSNSKGFTGMMSIKTAVAKSTNTVAMRVLMDLGTDRSFHFLHDNLGVDSLVEKQVINGKTYSDIDLAPLSLGGLTKGVSVLDWTAAYCAFVNKGIYTEPYTYTKVTDSNGKVILEKVPETTIAMREQTAYLINQLLVNVVQSGTGTPAKISGMTIAGKTGTTSDDKDRWFVGYSPYYVGTVWFGYEKPKEIKYSGTNPALKLWKAVMSEIHEGLPNKQFFSTTGIVQAEYCLDSGKIPTEYCKIDKRGGRIATASYIKGTEPTEYCDVHVPATICADTLMIAGPYCPVATNRTVGLLNIKREYQYNLTIADAQYTYLPLPDGYTYPTGLVPVYTNMLTAGSYTGLSSSVQYPTNCLCTYHTAPTVTEPVDPNDPNNPVDPNNPTDPNHPTDPENPPDPNTPDDPTTPTHPTDPPVDPTQPDQPIH; this is encoded by the coding sequence ATGGAACAGGACAATCAGCATGTGAATCGACGGGGAGCGCACAGCGCGCCGAGCCGCAGCGGCTCGCGGGCAGACGCGCCCAGAACGAAGAAAAAACGCCGCGGCGTCACGGTGGGAAAGGTACTTTTGACCATCTTTCTCATCTGCTGTATCGCGGGCGTCATCGTGCTCGGCGCGTTTGCGTACTATGTGTTCCGCATCGTGGATCCGACACTTGACGCGGGGCTTGAAAATTTCAAGCTCAACTACACCAGCTACATCTACTACACCGACAAGGAGACCGGCGAACCGGTGGAGCTTGAAAAGCTCTACTCCGGCTCCAAGCGAGTCTGGGTCGATCTCTCCCAGATACCGAAGTACATGCAGGATGCTGCCATCGCCATTGAAGATCAGCGCTTTGAGAGCCACCACGGCGTGGACTGGAAGCGCACTGCCGGCGCGGTCGTTCAGCTGGTCACTGGCGGCAGCCGCTACGGCGGCTCGACCATCACCCAGCAGCTCATCAAGAACCTCACCGGCGAGGACGATGTGAGCATCAAGCGCAAGATTCAGGAGATCATGCGCGCACTGGAGCTCGAGAAGCAGTACAGCAAGGATCAGATTCTCGAGTACTATCTCAACACGATCTTTCTCAGCCAGAACTGCAACGGCGTTCAGGCGGCGGCGCAGACCTACTTTGGTAAAAACGTCAGCGAGCTCAGCCTCGCCGAGTGCGCCTCCATCATCGGCATCACCCAGTACCCGGGCAAGTACGACCCACTGGTACACCCGGACAACAACAAGCAGAAACAGGAGCTCGTACTGGGCAAAATGCTCGAGCTCGAAATGATCACCCAGCAGGAGTACGACAACGCGGTTGCCGAGGAGCTCGTCTTCCGCAAGAAGTCCGACAACAGCGACGACGACTTCTCCGGTGTGCAGAGCTACTATGTCGACCAGGTCATTGAGGATGTCATCGCCGATCTGATGGAGACCAAGGGATACACCTACGATTACGCAGAGCGCATGGTCTACGCCGGAGGACTGCACATCTACAGCGCCATGGACAAGGACATCCAGAAGACCATGGACAGCGTCTTCCAAAACGAGGAGAATTTCCCGACCCTCGCGGGAGACGTGCAGCCGACCGCCTCGATGGTGGTCATGGATCCCTACACCGGCGCGGTGCTCGGCATTGTCGGCGGCAGGGGAGAGAAGACCACAGCACGCGGACTCAACTATGCGACTCAGACCTATCGTGGCCCCGGATCGACCATCAAGCCGCTGGCGGTCTACGCCCCGGCCATTGAGTACGGCGTCATCACCCCGGGCAGCGTCTACGACGATGCACCGGTTCGCACCGACAAGCTCTACCCGAAGAACTACGACAGCAACTCCAAGGGCTTTACCGGTATGATGAGCATCAAGACAGCGGTTGCCAAGTCCACGAACACTGTCGCCATGCGCGTGCTGATGGATCTCGGCACCGACCGCTCGTTCCACTTCCTGCACGACAACCTCGGTGTCGACTCACTGGTTGAAAAGCAGGTCATCAACGGAAAGACCTATTCGGATATCGACCTTGCGCCGCTGTCTCTCGGCGGTCTGACCAAGGGCGTCTCGGTTCTTGACTGGACGGCGGCCTACTGCGCCTTTGTCAACAAGGGCATTTACACCGAACCCTACACCTACACCAAGGTGACCGACTCCAACGGCAAGGTCATTCTGGAGAAAGTGCCGGAGACCACCATCGCCATGCGCGAGCAGACCGCCTATCTGATCAACCAACTTCTCGTCAATGTCGTACAGAGCGGAACCGGTACCCCGGCAAAAATTTCGGGCATGACCATCGCCGGCAAGACCGGTACCACGAGCGACGACAAGGACCGCTGGTTTGTTGGGTATTCGCCCTACTATGTCGGAACGGTATGGTTTGGCTATGAAAAGCCCAAGGAGATCAAGTACAGCGGCACAAATCCCGCGCTCAAGCTCTGGAAAGCGGTGATGAGCGAGATTCACGAGGGCCTGCCGAACAAGCAGTTCTTCTCCACCACGGGAATCGTGCAGGCGGAGTACTGCCTCGACAGCGGCAAGATTCCCACTGAGTACTGTAAGATCGACAAGCGCGGCGGGCGCATCGCGACTGCAAGCTATATCAAGGGCACGGAGCCGACGGAGTACTGCGACGTGCATGTGCCGGCGACCATCTGCGCGGATACGCTGATGATTGCGGGGCCCTACTGCCCGGTGGCGACCAATCGAACGGTGGGTCTGCTCAACATCAAGCGCGAATACCAGTACAATCTGACGATTGCGGATGCCCAGTACACCTATTTGCCTCTGCCCGACGGCTACACCTACCCGACGGGACTGGTACCGGTTTACACCAATATGCTCACAGCCGGTTCCTATACGGGTCTCTCGTCGTCGGTTCAGTACCCGACAAACTGCCTGTGCACCTACCATACGGCCCCGACTGTGACAGAGCCGGTTGACCCCAATGATCCCAATAACCCGGTGGATCCCAACAACCCGACCGATCCGAATCATCCGACGGATCCCGAAAATCCACCAGACCCGAATACGCCGGATGATCCCACAACACCGACGCATCCGACCGATCCGCCCGTGGATCCCACGCAGCCGGATCAGCCCATTCACTAG
- a CDS encoding transglutaminase-like domain-containing protein: MSTGKTTHRLWCILGRLNEALVLLLALSGLLFGLATAYGIQTDTVVLAVCCLGFTAYSYAVLSLPRYRWAALLLTALGYVLALKHYWQALLESDLYLYGAVVNTLADGLGLFDPIELPAGYIAEQGTRAGTLWLGLLAVGFALLLGWTILCRRSTLLTALAALPPLIPALLAESFPAWGAVMALTASLLVLALGSLVRHSSAADRSRFTAVSLPTVALLLFFLTAALPEDSYRFPRWAAQAQNTLINLGSKLTRTVLTAGSDERVPLSGGPLRYTGRTLLHVTADQPGSLYLRGYSSAVYTGVSWEPLDESAYQHLTSLSGLENPFYFPALVNLQKDFHTITVENLGAPNGCVYIPYQLAPVSGGVENAGFVGDTHLAPLAGSHIHTMVYSCAPLREDTFDPLTGVAADAEAAYREFVYRNYLTLPEGFYEGIRPWRELAQTLPPPDTGDLSELPALYREPIRQALTVAALLDMTTEYDAQTPAAPGEDFVLHFLTASRRGYCMHYASAATLLLRAQGIPARYVGGFAALLPEAGGFDIPDSAAHAWVEIYLDGYGWYPVEVTPGGGEMAEPPITPAEPNDVPTTDDPQPEPPVPDEPDEPESLDTPEPEEEAPRPGGSGADAIRIAVGATLLMLCLLAARRALLCRRRRRRLNDPNPNRAAIHAYSCLQRLLPWGAHCDEQMESLARKAMFSQHTLTADERTAMLEYLNRETARLDRELPRLKRLWIRYLLVLY; encoded by the coding sequence ATGAGTACGGGTAAGACTACCCATCGTCTGTGGTGCATCCTCGGCCGGCTCAACGAGGCTCTCGTGCTTCTGCTTGCTCTCTCAGGGCTTCTCTTCGGGCTTGCCACCGCCTATGGAATCCAAACTGACACGGTTGTTCTGGCCGTCTGCTGTCTTGGTTTTACCGCCTACTCGTATGCCGTCCTCTCCCTGCCGCGATACCGCTGGGCGGCGCTTCTGCTCACCGCTCTCGGCTACGTCCTTGCACTGAAGCACTATTGGCAGGCGCTCCTGGAAAGCGATCTCTATCTCTACGGGGCTGTGGTAAACACACTTGCCGATGGGCTCGGTCTCTTTGATCCCATTGAACTCCCGGCCGGCTACATCGCCGAGCAGGGGACACGCGCGGGCACCCTCTGGCTGGGTCTTCTGGCAGTGGGATTTGCGCTGCTGCTCGGCTGGACAATCCTCTGCCGGCGCTCCACCCTGCTCACGGCCCTCGCCGCTCTGCCCCCACTGATTCCCGCGCTTCTCGCGGAGTCCTTTCCCGCCTGGGGCGCCGTCATGGCGCTCACGGCAAGTCTGCTTGTGCTTGCTCTGGGTTCTCTCGTGCGCCACAGCAGTGCGGCGGATCGCAGCCGCTTCACCGCAGTGAGTCTGCCCACTGTTGCGCTGCTGCTCTTCTTTCTCACCGCCGCGCTCCCAGAGGACTCCTATCGGTTTCCCCGCTGGGCGGCGCAGGCGCAGAACACGCTCATCAATCTCGGCAGCAAACTGACTCGCACCGTGCTGACAGCCGGCTCCGACGAGCGAGTTCCTCTGTCCGGCGGGCCGCTGCGCTACACGGGCCGAACGCTGCTGCACGTGACGGCCGATCAGCCGGGGAGCCTCTATCTGCGCGGCTACTCCAGCGCCGTCTACACCGGTGTGAGCTGGGAACCTCTCGACGAGAGTGCTTACCAACACCTCACTTCGCTGTCCGGCCTGGAAAACCCATTTTACTTCCCCGCTCTCGTAAATTTACAGAAAGATTTTCACACCATCACGGTTGAAAACCTCGGCGCGCCGAACGGCTGCGTTTACATTCCCTACCAGCTCGCCCCTGTCTCGGGTGGTGTGGAGAACGCCGGTTTTGTCGGCGACACGCATCTCGCGCCGCTGGCAGGCAGTCACATTCACACCATGGTTTACAGCTGCGCTCCTCTGCGTGAGGATACGTTCGATCCGCTCACGGGAGTGGCCGCTGACGCTGAGGCCGCCTATCGTGAATTTGTCTACCGCAATTACCTCACACTTCCCGAGGGGTTCTATGAGGGAATTCGTCCCTGGCGGGAACTTGCACAGACGCTCCCGCCCCCCGATACCGGCGATCTGTCAGAGCTTCCCGCTCTGTACCGCGAGCCGATTCGGCAGGCTTTGACCGTGGCGGCACTTCTCGACATGACAACCGAGTATGACGCGCAGACCCCCGCCGCACCGGGCGAGGACTTTGTGCTTCACTTTCTCACAGCAAGCCGGCGCGGATACTGCATGCACTATGCAAGTGCGGCCACACTTCTGCTGCGCGCGCAGGGAATTCCCGCACGCTATGTCGGTGGTTTTGCCGCGCTTCTGCCCGAGGCCGGCGGCTTCGACATCCCCGATTCTGCGGCCCATGCCTGGGTCGAAATCTACCTTGACGGCTACGGCTGGTATCCTGTCGAAGTGACACCCGGCGGCGGCGAGATGGCCGAGCCGCCCATCACGCCGGCCGAGCCCAATGATGTGCCCACAACAGACGACCCGCAGCCCGAGCCCCCTGTACCGGATGAGCCCGACGAACCGGAGAGTTTGGATACCCCCGAGCCGGAAGAGGAAGCTCCGCGGCCGGGCGGCTCCGGCGCAGACGCCATACGCATCGCAGTGGGAGCCACGCTTCTCATGCTCTGTCTGCTGGCGGCGCGCCGGGCGCTTCTGTGCCGCCGGCGCCGGCGCAGGCTGAACGACCCGAATCCCAACCGTGCCGCCATCCACGCCTACAGCTGTCTTCAGCGGCTTCTCCCGTGGGGGGCGCACTGTGACGAGCAGATGGAGTCTCTCGCCCGCAAAGCCATGTTCAGCCAGCACACTCTGACAGCCGATGAACGGACCGCCATGCTGGAGTATCTCAACCGCGAGACTGCGCGTCTTGACCGGGAGCTCCCCCGGCTGAAGCGTCTCTGGATTCGTTACCTGCTTGTACTCTATTAG